The window TGATGCCGGCGAACTCCCGTGGCCCCTCGAACAAGTACCAGAAGTCTCCCAGCCTTACCGGCTGCCCCTCGGCAAGCACTAGGGCCCGTCCCTGCACGGGGCCCACGGTCAGCGTCTTGCCCGCCGGTCCATCCGATAGTTCCACCACGGCGCCGGCGGTAGCCCCCGGCAGGTCGTCGACGAGCGTCGAGGGGACCGCGCGCACTCCAACGAACGTGAGAGTCAGGTCGCCCAACGACAGGCGCTCGCCTTCCTCCAGGACGGCTCGCGCCCCGGACCCACCGCGCGTCTCCAGCACCGCGAGCTGCCAGCCCCCGGTCTTCTCGACGCCCCTGGCCCCGATCCAGAGAGACGTCGTCGTGCCCGGTACCGTCACCACAGTGCCGGCAACATCTTGCAGGAAGTCTGTGGGGACGATCGTGTCGTCGAGCAGGACATTTCCGGCCGCATCGCGCACGATGATGTGCGGCGTGGCTGCCAGCGTCGTGAGGGCCAGCACTTCGTCGTACACCGCCCGGCCGGTAGCGGCATCCCGCACCTTCAGCGCGGCGCCGTCGGGAAAGTAGGCGGTCTGATGAAAGCTGAACCCGCCGTATCGCAGCGGCCTGTTGACCGTGCTCACGCCGCGGGCGACCTCGGTCCCCCGCTGGTAGATGACCATCTGAGTGCGGAAGTCCAGGGGGAAGCCGGTCTCGTCGAACCGGCCGACGGCGTCTTCCACGTAGACCTGCATGTGGTCATCGTCCTCGAGGGAGAACACGGGCGCGCTCGTCGATTCGGCGACCAGGACCTGTTCTTCCTTCGAGGTGATGACGGTCACGAGCCCACCGGCTACGAACAGGATCAGCGCCAG of the Dehalococcoidia bacterium genome contains:
- a CDS encoding cytochrome c biogenesis protein ResB codes for the protein MATQTAVGQRALTGFDPARWLFRLLTSVRFALLLIGLLALAALVGVLLPQIPSQMRGDPAAEAAWVEFQEGKFGFLTGLMYHLGLFTLFRSTWFVSLLSLLVVSLCVCTMSRFAPVWRNVTRPQTRVPDDFFERGQPVVSLSTPDVEALAAELRRRRFKVRVETVGPAVHVFADRFPWSQLATFVSHLALILFVAGGLVTVITSKEEQVLVAESTSAPVFSLEDDDHMQVYVEDAVGRFDETGFPLDFRTQMVIYQRGTEVARGVSTVNRPLRYGGFSFHQTAYFPDGAALKVRDAATGRAVYDEVLALTTLAATPHIIVRDAAGNVLLDDTIVPTDFLQDVAGTVVTVPGTTTSLWIGARGVEKTGGWQLAVLETRGGSGARAVLEEGERLSLGDLTLTFVGVRAVPSTLVDDLPGATAGAVVELSDGPAGKTLTVGPVQGRALVLAEGQPVRLGDFWYLFEGPREFAGITVRRDPGTAFIWAGTALLLLGLALTFYIPRRRLWGKIIQGQGVFRGLGGRFSAIERELKQAAARAAAGHDS